In Persicimonas caeni, a single window of DNA contains:
- the istA gene encoding IS21 family transposase, giving the protein MHRLQDLVRMHREGVGCREIARLLKMSPNTERKYRHALDEAGLLKGEPSEIIPLDELKQAVAELLPTSTPPQETSTVEPWRAQIEEMYERTRSPRAIWDRLRLEHADFDGSLSAVKRMCARIKADRGPRPQDVVIRVETAPGEIAQVDFGYVGRLFDPMSGKVRKAYAFVMVLGFSRLMYVDLVFDQKVDTWLRLHVDAFEYFGGVPETVVPDNLKAAVVRCYFGLKDKPELNRSYRELARHYGFMIDPTPPYAPEKKGKVESAVKYVKSNFFAPRALEKLDEAKEQLSLWLDQIANRRVHGTTHRVPREHFDAEEAEALKALPPTPFVPVVWKKAKVHRDSHVEFERRLYSVPFRLIGQTVWIRARGASVDIFYDDELCTSHKRSGPRKSTHEAHLPEGRRDLRHRSRQWWQDKADRMSPIVGEYVEEVFGADDVFNQLRAVQAIVSYLEQFPVERAEGACRRARAFGNYTYQGIKRILVEGIDLEPAIPQAVYVHGKLAHPRFARNFEELALAEEVYHERS; this is encoded by the coding sequence ATGCATCGATTACAAGACCTGGTGCGGATGCACCGTGAGGGCGTTGGCTGCCGCGAGATTGCCCGCCTTCTAAAGATGAGTCCCAATACCGAGCGCAAATACCGCCACGCGCTCGATGAGGCTGGATTGCTCAAAGGCGAGCCTTCCGAGATCATCCCACTGGACGAGCTCAAGCAGGCGGTCGCAGAGCTCCTTCCGACGAGCACGCCGCCCCAGGAGACCTCCACGGTCGAGCCGTGGCGCGCACAGATTGAAGAGATGTACGAGCGCACGCGCTCACCCCGAGCCATCTGGGACAGGCTTCGGCTCGAGCACGCCGATTTCGACGGCAGCCTGTCCGCCGTCAAGCGCATGTGCGCCCGCATCAAAGCCGACAGAGGCCCACGTCCGCAAGATGTGGTCATTCGCGTCGAGACCGCGCCAGGAGAGATTGCCCAGGTCGACTTTGGCTATGTCGGCCGACTCTTCGACCCGATGAGCGGCAAAGTCAGAAAGGCTTATGCCTTCGTGATGGTCCTGGGCTTCAGCCGTCTGATGTACGTCGACCTGGTTTTCGACCAAAAGGTCGACACCTGGCTTCGCCTGCACGTCGACGCCTTCGAGTACTTCGGCGGCGTGCCCGAGACGGTGGTGCCGGACAATCTCAAAGCGGCGGTTGTGCGCTGCTATTTCGGGCTCAAGGACAAACCGGAGCTCAACCGAAGCTACCGTGAGCTTGCTCGCCACTACGGCTTTATGATTGACCCGACCCCGCCGTATGCCCCTGAAAAGAAGGGCAAAGTCGAGTCGGCGGTCAAGTACGTCAAATCAAACTTCTTTGCGCCGCGCGCCCTCGAGAAGCTCGACGAGGCCAAGGAGCAATTGAGCCTGTGGCTCGACCAGATTGCCAATCGGCGAGTCCACGGCACCACTCACAGGGTGCCCCGCGAGCACTTCGACGCTGAGGAGGCAGAAGCACTTAAAGCACTGCCGCCGACGCCCTTTGTGCCGGTGGTCTGGAAGAAGGCCAAGGTCCACCGCGACAGCCACGTCGAATTCGAGCGCCGGCTCTACTCGGTGCCGTTTCGGCTCATCGGCCAGACCGTCTGGATCCGAGCTCGAGGCGCAAGCGTCGATATCTTCTATGACGACGAGCTGTGCACCTCGCACAAGCGAAGCGGTCCCAGAAAGAGCACCCATGAGGCACACCTTCCTGAGGGGCGGCGCGATCTGCGCCACCGAAGCCGTCAGTGGTGGCAGGACAAGGCTGACCGGATGAGCCCGATCGTCGGCGAATATGTCGAGGAGGTCTTCGGGGCCGACGATGTCTTCAATCAGCTGCGCGCAGTCCAGGCGATCGTGTCGTACCTCGAGCAGTTCCCCGTCGAGCGTGCCGAGGGCGCCTGCCGAAGGGCTCGCGCTTTCGGAAACTACACCTATCAAGGCATCAAGCGGATTCTGGTGGAGGGCATCGACTTAGAGCCTGCCATCCCGCAGGCCGTCTACGTGCACGGCAAGCTCGCCCACCCGCGTTTTGCCCGAAATTTCGAGGAGCTGGCCCTGGCCGAGGAGGTCTACCATGAGCGCTCGTGA
- the istB gene encoding IS21-like element helper ATPase IstB gives MSARDDLVPILKRLRLSGLLNTLELRAEQAVDDKLGYVDFVYRLLHDEVERRDANKLTRLIRQADFEAHKTLQDFDFSFNPKIPRERIIELGTTSFVERQENVLLVGPAGTGKSHIAQALGHRACRAGYKTRYVAAHQLLSELRAARADRSWDKLMYKLCAVDLLIIDDLGLRPLAQDEPVDLYELIRRRYEQGSLVITSNRAIDEWYAMFGDALLASSAMDRLLHHCHVVTLDGHSYRNPPSKARAKTA, from the coding sequence ATGAGCGCTCGTGATGATCTGGTCCCCATCCTCAAGCGCCTGCGGCTGTCGGGGCTTCTCAATACGCTGGAGCTTCGCGCCGAGCAGGCCGTCGACGACAAGCTTGGCTACGTCGACTTTGTCTATCGACTGCTCCACGACGAGGTGGAGCGCCGCGATGCCAATAAGCTGACGCGCTTGATTCGCCAGGCTGATTTCGAGGCCCACAAAACGCTTCAGGATTTCGATTTCAGCTTCAATCCCAAGATCCCACGCGAGCGGATCATCGAGCTCGGCACCACAAGCTTTGTCGAGCGCCAAGAAAACGTGCTCCTGGTCGGCCCGGCCGGCACGGGCAAGTCGCACATCGCCCAGGCGCTGGGTCACCGGGCCTGTCGAGCCGGCTACAAGACCAGGTATGTCGCCGCACATCAGCTTTTGAGCGAGCTTCGAGCAGCCCGCGCCGACCGCAGCTGGGACAAGCTGATGTACAAGCTGTGCGCGGTCGACCTCCTGATCATCGACGATCTTGGGCTGCGTCCGCTGGCCCAGGACGAGCCGGTCGACCTGTACGAGCTGATACGCCGCCGCTACGAGCAGGGCTCGCTCGTGATCACATCCAACCGCGCCATCGACGAGTGGTACGCCATGTTTGGTGACGCGCTGCTCGCCAGCTCGGCGATGGACCGACTGCTACACCACTGCCACGTCGTCACGCTCGACGGGCACTCGTATCGAAACCCGCCGTCGAAAGCCCGAGCCAAGACGGCCTAA
- a CDS encoding transposase — MSPYPKELKERLVRRMLDEKISPESLAELSGVGKTTLWRWRKAALDGALRAEAKPESAPERRSSAEKLRLVMAAEALEGKEFGAFLREEGVHTSDLRRWRAQMYEGLDGRTRAKKEATQKLRQAQRDKRELESELRRKEAALAETAALLVLSKKARRLWGDEDAPMIGKSDKSSST, encoded by the coding sequence ATGAGTCCATATCCTAAAGAGCTAAAAGAGCGTCTTGTTCGACGGATGCTCGACGAAAAGATCAGCCCGGAGAGCCTGGCCGAGCTGAGCGGCGTGGGCAAGACGACGCTTTGGCGGTGGAGAAAGGCGGCGCTCGATGGTGCCTTGCGTGCTGAGGCAAAGCCAGAGTCGGCACCCGAGAGACGCTCTTCGGCCGAAAAGCTGCGTCTTGTGATGGCCGCCGAGGCGCTCGAGGGCAAGGAGTTTGGCGCTTTCCTGCGCGAGGAAGGAGTGCATACAAGCGACCTTCGACGCTGGAGAGCGCAGATGTACGAGGGGCTTGATGGACGCACCAGGGCCAAGAAGGAGGCCACCCAGAAGCTGCGCCAGGCCCAACGGGACAAGCGCGAACTCGAAAGCGAGCTTCGCCGAAAGGAGGCCGCGCTGGCCGAGACGGCCGCCTTGTTGGTGCTCTCAAAAAAGGCGCGCCGGTTGTGGGGGGACGAGGACGCTCCCATGATCGGCAAGAGCGACAAGTCATCCTCGACATGA
- a CDS encoding IS3 family transposase gives MIAEAVSHGARQAQACRTLGISERTIQRWRKDPQAEDARQGPHSRCAHALTDEERAQVVAIATGREFCDVSPRQIVCSLADRGEYVASESTFYRVLREEKMMTHRQPSRPPKPRPKPELVAASPGQVWVWDITYLPTQVRGRFVYLYWIMDLFSRKIVGFSVEDQESMELSSRLIEKTILAEQVEASGLCIHADNGAAMKGSTLLATLERLEVAASFSRPGVSNDNPHCESSFRTLKYRPGYPKKPLDGVHEWSEWVEAFVRWYNTEHYHSGIGWVTPEQRHAGEDVELLQRRQKLYEQARQKNPARWSRRPRGWTRPEEVRLAPLNLQET, from the coding sequence ATGATCGCAGAGGCGGTCTCCCACGGCGCGCGTCAGGCCCAGGCCTGTCGGACCCTGGGCATCAGCGAGCGCACCATACAGCGGTGGCGAAAAGACCCGCAGGCCGAGGACGCTCGCCAGGGACCCCACAGTCGGTGTGCGCACGCGCTCACCGACGAGGAGCGAGCACAGGTGGTCGCCATCGCCACAGGTCGTGAATTCTGTGATGTGAGCCCCCGGCAGATCGTATGCAGCCTGGCCGACCGGGGCGAGTATGTCGCCAGCGAGTCGACATTTTACCGCGTGTTGCGCGAAGAGAAGATGATGACCCACCGCCAGCCAAGCCGGCCGCCGAAGCCCAGGCCGAAGCCCGAATTAGTGGCCGCCAGCCCCGGCCAGGTCTGGGTGTGGGATATCACATACTTGCCCACCCAGGTACGCGGCCGGTTTGTCTACCTTTACTGGATCATGGACTTGTTCAGCCGCAAGATCGTCGGCTTTAGCGTCGAAGACCAAGAATCGATGGAGCTGTCGAGCCGCCTCATTGAAAAGACGATCCTCGCCGAACAGGTCGAGGCGAGCGGACTTTGCATCCACGCCGACAACGGGGCTGCGATGAAGGGCTCGACGCTTCTGGCGACGCTGGAGCGCCTGGAGGTGGCCGCTTCGTTTAGCCGCCCGGGCGTCTCCAACGACAACCCTCACTGCGAATCGAGCTTTCGCACGCTCAAATACCGGCCTGGCTACCCCAAAAAGCCGCTCGACGGCGTGCATGAATGGTCTGAGTGGGTCGAGGCGTTTGTCCGCTGGTACAACACCGAGCACTATCACAGCGGGATCGGCTGGGTGACCCCCGAGCAGCGCCACGCGGGCGAAGACGTCGAGCTGCTACAAAGACGCCAAAAGCTCTATGAACAGGCGCGCCAAAAGAATCCCGCACGCTGGAGTCGAAGGCCGCGAGGATGGACGCGCCCCGAAGAGGTGCGGCTTGCGCCGCTCAATTTACAAGAGACGTAG
- a CDS encoding group II intron maturase-specific domain-containing protein translates to MTPRTSGHSLATIIEAINRTVRGWYEYFKHSYFNVFDSLDGKIRRRLRAILRKRFKISGHTNHTDNVRWPNAYFANHGLFFMAEARRLELESLRKGTR, encoded by the coding sequence TTGACCCCGCGCACCAGTGGCCACAGCTTGGCTACCATCATCGAGGCGATCAATCGCACCGTCCGCGGATGGTACGAATATTTCAAGCACAGTTATTTCAACGTGTTTGACAGCCTCGACGGCAAGATCCGTAGGCGACTGCGCGCCATTCTGCGCAAGCGCTTCAAGATCTCGGGCCACACCAATCACACCGATAATGTGCGATGGCCCAACGCCTATTTTGCCAACCACGGGCTTTTCTTTATGGCCGAAGCCCGACGGCTGGAACTCGAGTCCTTACGAAAAGGAACCCGCTGA
- a CDS encoding Ig-like domain-containing protein: MIYDGEGGLQTPLTRFSNTMTAAGAAGVDRSTTLGDLSSYRILVLLLNQNLSATSRAKITAFYEAGGWVIGAVDAENFSPSAITAYNALTQDLGLGIVYAGGTFAPGCQSATHVEPHPLTAGVSSYRTGWASALSNITPLMRIPSGGDAFVGVSERYVAIADTNFLSDGSCHDGTADNDTFFENLWDVAQLEVVLTGPSSVPEAGSQTYSASCTSGCGQISWDLDCAAGFTYDEATGNTAVFDASAIDGAASCVIGVRTCWSNGFCLSDSHTVDVRNVAPSFTSTPPTSATVGQAYTYTMSATDRAGAADPLTFAVSSAPTGLTLTGTTLQWTPACDHVGPQNVAVTVADDEGGSTDQNFQVGVSDVDTDADSVGDCVDNCPSTPNPTQADADADGIGNACEGDDDNDGVADGADNCPLVANPAQVDTDSDGAGDACDADDDNDGVADAGDSAPRDPTRCTDRDGDTCDDCSQGVDGFGPRPDNQPANDGPDSDADGVCDAGERAPVAADDAYTTDEDVALSVSAPGVLANDTDANGDALSATLQADVSFGTLTLAADGSFTYAPNPGFYGVDTFTYRATDGDADSNVATVTITVTEVNHAPTFVAPTPTDGQVYRLVEGDVLAMQLTARDIDSGDTLSYAVTPLPAGAAFDPSTGAFGWTLTWRDAGTHALALQVTDDVGAGDTRGVVVEVDFIDADGDGVPDTWETDNGLDPGTIDSDGDGIADGDEIGDDLDSPDDTDSDGIIDAVDEDSDDDGVPDSEEAGDDDPATAPVDSNEDGVPDYKDVDSDDDSVPDGADNCRRVYNPGQGDIDGDGLGDACDRDSGGDAGDTGDAGDTGDAGGWPDVGPDAGPDAGNDAGTDAGPDAGADAGPDAGGPGPDAGGDAGWTPDGSTDAANVRDLESRGSGWSCDSTGGSAPGASLWLLVLLAAALFWRRRSTGARAVTLGAALLFAAPVLWLPSSARAQEGYNILTFRPTGLDSGGIAVEGSDPIEAFEYRVGLTYSYANLPVQLLDRASPDDELIPLVRSSQVLHLRATVGLADDLAATLVAPMLAAQDVDATLTPVGTSGLGDVALLAKYSLLDRYDDAVGLAALVIVRFPTGDSQALASANGLSGGVNLIVDRQFGPLAAIVNVGYGYTPEQRFKGSVQRDAVTFGLGTRTDIFDDHLQAIVEWAGHYSLANARTGQQVSAGLATRIGSVQASIGGGPGIGLETGTPDWRALVDIAYVGTASRVDRPDRIVEPSKLCDVPANYDGPLDADGCPILDTDGDGLVDRDDRCVDQPEDFDGFADDDGCPDTDDDADEIVDADDECPREAEDRDGFADEDGCPDPDNDGDSIVDYDDKCPDEAETINRFQDEDGCPDTFKKGAVLTVYSLRFREGSDLLIPGSEKVLDELIGVLKENPTMRIRIEGHADYIGHKADNLELSRKRTRTVVRYLWAAGIAKDRVPYVGYGESRPLIDEYTDEARAKNRRVEFRVLEE, encoded by the coding sequence TTGATCTATGACGGTGAAGGTGGGCTGCAGACTCCGCTGACCCGGTTTTCGAACACGATGACGGCGGCGGGAGCAGCCGGCGTGGACCGCTCCACCACCCTGGGCGACCTGTCGAGCTATCGAATCCTGGTCTTGCTGCTCAACCAGAACCTCTCGGCGACGAGCCGCGCCAAGATCACCGCGTTCTACGAAGCCGGCGGCTGGGTCATCGGAGCCGTCGACGCCGAGAATTTCTCGCCGAGCGCCATCACCGCCTACAACGCGCTGACCCAAGACCTCGGCCTGGGCATCGTCTACGCCGGCGGCACCTTCGCGCCGGGTTGCCAGAGCGCGACCCACGTCGAGCCCCACCCGCTGACCGCAGGCGTCAGCTCCTACCGAACCGGATGGGCCAGCGCGCTCTCCAACATCACCCCGCTCATGCGCATCCCGTCGGGCGGCGACGCCTTCGTGGGCGTCTCCGAGCGCTACGTGGCCATCGCCGACACGAACTTCTTGTCGGACGGGAGCTGCCACGACGGCACGGCCGACAACGACACCTTCTTCGAGAACCTGTGGGACGTCGCTCAACTCGAAGTCGTCCTCACGGGGCCCTCGAGCGTCCCCGAAGCCGGCAGCCAGACCTATTCTGCAAGCTGCACGAGCGGCTGCGGCCAGATCAGCTGGGATCTCGACTGCGCCGCGGGATTCACCTATGACGAGGCGACCGGCAACACCGCCGTCTTCGACGCCTCGGCCATCGACGGCGCGGCGAGCTGCGTCATCGGCGTGCGCACCTGCTGGAGCAACGGCTTTTGCCTGAGCGACTCCCACACAGTCGACGTGCGCAATGTGGCCCCGAGCTTCACCTCGACGCCGCCGACCTCGGCGACGGTGGGACAAGCCTATACCTACACCATGAGCGCGACCGACCGCGCCGGCGCTGCCGACCCGCTGACCTTTGCCGTGTCGAGCGCGCCCACCGGGCTCACCCTCACCGGAACCACGCTGCAATGGACGCCGGCCTGCGACCACGTCGGCCCCCAGAACGTCGCGGTGACCGTCGCCGATGACGAAGGCGGGAGCACGGACCAGAACTTCCAGGTGGGCGTCTCGGACGTCGACACCGACGCCGACTCGGTCGGCGACTGTGTCGACAACTGCCCGAGCACGCCCAACCCCACGCAAGCCGACGCCGATGCCGACGGTATCGGCAATGCCTGCGAGGGTGACGATGACAACGACGGCGTCGCCGACGGCGCAGACAACTGCCCGCTCGTCGCCAACCCCGCCCAAGTCGACACCGATTCGGACGGCGCAGGCGATGCGTGCGACGCCGATGACGACAACGACGGCGTCGCCGACGCCGGCGACTCGGCCCCACGCGACCCCACACGTTGCACAGATCGCGACGGCGACACCTGCGACGACTGCTCGCAGGGCGTCGACGGCTTTGGCCCTCGCCCCGACAATCAGCCCGCTAATGACGGCCCCGACTCAGACGCCGACGGCGTCTGCGATGCCGGCGAGCGCGCCCCCGTCGCCGCCGATGACGCGTACACTACCGATGAAGACGTGGCCCTGTCTGTCTCCGCGCCGGGCGTCCTCGCAAACGACACCGACGCCAACGGCGACGCGCTCAGCGCCACGCTGCAGGCCGACGTCTCCTTCGGCACCCTGACCCTCGCCGCCGACGGCTCGTTCACGTACGCGCCCAATCCCGGCTTCTACGGCGTCGATACGTTCACCTACCGGGCAACCGACGGCGACGCGGACTCGAACGTGGCGACGGTGACGATCACGGTGACCGAGGTCAACCACGCCCCCACCTTCGTCGCCCCCACGCCCACCGACGGACAGGTATATCGCCTCGTCGAAGGCGACGTGCTCGCCATGCAGCTCACCGCCCGAGACATCGACTCCGGCGACACGTTGTCCTACGCGGTCACGCCCCTGCCCGCCGGCGCGGCGTTCGATCCCAGCACCGGCGCCTTTGGCTGGACGCTCACCTGGCGCGACGCCGGCACCCACGCGCTGGCCCTGCAGGTCACCGACGACGTCGGCGCAGGCGACACGCGCGGCGTGGTCGTCGAAGTCGACTTCATCGACGCCGACGGCGACGGCGTGCCCGACACCTGGGAGACCGACAACGGCCTCGACCCCGGCACCATCGACTCCGACGGCGACGGCATCGCCGACGGCGACGAGATCGGCGACGACCTCGACAGCCCCGACGACACCGACTCCGACGGCATCATCGACGCGGTCGACGAGGACTCCGACGACGACGGGGTGCCCGACAGCGAAGAAGCCGGCGACGACGACCCTGCGACCGCGCCGGTCGACTCGAACGAGGACGGCGTGCCCGATTACAAGGACGTCGACTCCGACGACGACTCGGTCCCCGACGGCGCGGACAACTGCCGACGCGTCTACAACCCCGGTCAAGGGGACATCGACGGAGACGGCCTGGGTGACGCGTGCGATCGAGACTCGGGAGGCGACGCCGGAGACACTGGAGACGCTGGCGATACGGGAGATGCCGGCGGCTGGCCCGATGTAGGACCCGACGCAGGACCGGACGCCGGAAACGATGCCGGGACTGATGCAGGACCTGACGCAGGCGCCGACGCCGGACCGGACGCAGGTGGCCCCGGCCCCGACGCGGGCGGCGACGCCGGTTGGACCCCGGATGGCTCGACCGACGCGGCCAACGTGCGCGATCTCGAATCGAGAGGCTCCGGCTGGTCCTGCGACTCGACCGGCGGCTCGGCCCCCGGCGCGAGCCTGTGGCTGCTCGTCCTTCTTGCAGCCGCCCTCTTCTGGCGTCGCCGGTCGACCGGCGCGCGCGCAGTCACGCTCGGCGCCGCCCTGCTCTTCGCTGCGCCCGTCTTGTGGCTGCCGAGCAGCGCACGGGCCCAGGAGGGCTATAATATTCTGACCTTCCGGCCCACCGGCCTCGACTCGGGCGGCATCGCCGTCGAGGGCTCCGACCCCATCGAGGCCTTCGAGTACCGCGTCGGCCTGACCTACAGCTACGCCAACCTGCCGGTGCAGCTGCTCGACCGCGCCTCGCCGGACGACGAGCTCATCCCGCTCGTACGCAGCAGCCAGGTCTTACACCTTCGCGCCACCGTCGGCCTGGCCGACGACCTCGCGGCGACACTCGTCGCCCCCATGCTCGCCGCCCAGGACGTCGACGCAACTCTGACGCCCGTGGGCACCAGCGGGCTTGGCGACGTGGCGCTGTTGGCCAAATACAGCCTGCTCGATCGCTACGACGACGCCGTCGGCCTGGCCGCCCTGGTCATCGTGCGCTTCCCCACCGGTGACTCACAGGCGCTCGCCTCGGCTAACGGACTCTCCGGCGGCGTGAACCTCATCGTCGACCGTCAATTCGGCCCCCTGGCCGCCATCGTCAACGTCGGCTACGGGTACACCCCCGAGCAGCGCTTCAAAGGGAGCGTGCAGCGCGACGCGGTGACCTTCGGGCTGGGCACGCGCACGGACATCTTCGACGACCACCTTCAGGCCATCGTCGAGTGGGCGGGTCACTACTCGTTGGCGAACGCCCGCACGGGCCAGCAGGTGAGCGCCGGTCTGGCGACGCGGATTGGATCGGTTCAGGCGAGCATCGGCGGTGGCCCGGGCATCGGCCTGGAGACGGGCACGCCCGACTGGCGCGCCCTGGTCGACATCGCCTACGTGGGAACGGCCAGCCGCGTCGACCGCCCCGATAGAATCGTCGAGCCGTCGAAGCTGTGCGACGTCCCGGCCAACTACGACGGCCCCCTCGACGCCGACGGCTGCCCCATCCTGGACACCGACGGCGACGGCCTGGTCGACCGCGACGACCGCTGCGTCGACCAGCCCGAAGACTTCGACGGTTTCGCCGACGACGACGGCTGCCCCGACACCGACGACGACGCCGACGAGATCGTCGACGCCGACGACGAGTGCCCGCGCGAAGCCGAAGACCGCGACGGCTTCGCCGACGAGGACGGCTGCCCCGACCCCGACAACGACGGCGACAGCATCGTCGACTACGACGACAAATGCCCCGACGAAGCCGAGACGATCAACCGCTTCCAAGACGAAGACGGCTGCCCCGACACCTTCAAAAAGGGCGCGGTGCTCACCGTCTACTCCCTACGCTTCCGCGAGGGCTCCGACCTGCTCATCCCCGGCTCCGAAAAGGTGCTCGACGAGCTCATCGGCGTGCTGAAGGAAAACCCCACGATGCGCATCCGCATCGAGGGCCACGCCGACTATATCGGCCACAAGGCCGACAACCTCGAGCTGAGCCGCAAGCGCACCCGCACGGTGGTGCGCTACCTGTGGGCCGCCGGCATCGCCAAGGACCGCGTGCCCTACGTCGGCTACGGCGAGAGCCGCCCGCTCATCGACGAGTACACCGACGAGGCGCGGGCGAAGAACCGACGTGTGGAGTTTCGGGTGTTGGAGGAGTGA